A window of the Ignisphaera sp. genome harbors these coding sequences:
- a CDS encoding 2-oxoacid:ferredoxin oxidoreductase subunit beta: MVPRSYKTDLWIDWCPGCGNFGILTAVVKAFEELGLDPSKTVIVSGIGCSSKIPHFVNVNGVHTIHGRAIAFATGIKLANPELTVVVHGGDGDLLGIGAGHFVTLGRRNLDIVVIMHNNGVYGLTKGQASPTLPMGVKTKALVKPNIQQALNPIALAISAGYTFVARGYAFDSEHLKNLIKMAIEHKGAAFIDVLQPCVTFNDVFTAEYYRKRVYKLDEQPEWNPVAEKPEERVEKMIKAIEKSFEWGERIPIGIFYIDKTQSTLEERYSQRIPLYPSIHPAKSNITRDVDKPLIDNNMFEKIFKEYIVDVEHI; encoded by the coding sequence ATGGTGCCTAGATCCTATAAAACAGATCTATGGATTGACTGGTGCCCTGGCTGCGGAAACTTCGGTATTCTAACAGCTGTTGTAAAAGCTTTTGAAGAGCTTGGGCTAGACCCATCAAAAACTGTGATAGTTTCTGGCATAGGATGTTCAAGCAAAATACCACACTTCGTAAATGTTAACGGGGTTCACACAATCCATGGCAGGGCAATCGCCTTCGCCACAGGCATAAAACTGGCTAACCCAGAGCTAACAGTTGTTGTCCACGGTGGAGACGGGGACCTTCTGGGGATAGGAGCTGGACACTTTGTCACATTGGGTAGAAGAAACCTCGATATTGTTGTCATTATGCATAACAACGGTGTTTACGGACTTACAAAGGGTCAGGCCTCGCCAACACTACCCATGGGTGTGAAGACAAAGGCTTTGGTCAAGCCGAATATCCAGCAGGCACTAAACCCCATAGCACTGGCTATTTCAGCAGGCTACACGTTCGTGGCAAGGGGCTATGCATTTGATAGTGAACACCTCAAAAATCTAATCAAGATGGCTATAGAGCACAAAGGAGCTGCTTTTATAGATGTTCTACAGCCGTGCGTCACATTCAATGACGTGTTTACAGCTGAGTACTATAGAAAGAGGGTGTATAAACTGGATGAGCAACCGGAGTGGAATCCAGTTGCGGAGAAGCCAGAGGAAAGAGTAGAGAAGATGATCAAGGCTATTGAGAAAAGCTTTGAGTGGGGAGAGAGAATACCAATAGGGATCTTCTATATAGACAAAACCCAGAGCACCCTAGAAGAGAGATACTCGCAAAGAATCCCCTTGTATCCCTCAATACACCCAGCCAAATCAAACATAACTAGAGATGTTGACAAACCGCTAATCGATAACAACATGTTTGAGAAGATATTCAAAGAGTACATAGTCGATGTGGAGCACATCTAA
- a CDS encoding glutamate synthase-related protein, whose protein sequence is MPEKKLPTENSSLLAGTRTRSPDITPLSGICSLCIYSCPILCDIGKAAFRGREVLYPEPEEFGASTAAANKDFGLDWSDVQLMPRLSQVFGVEPIPDKMIFENVDVSTRYGGVDLRIPVFIAALGSTDVAKRNWDGLAYGAAISGTAMVVGENVCGMDKEAVFSNGQVVSSKDMEYRVRTYREFWDGRHGDIAVQTNVEDEMMGVDIYAASKLEVNTIEKKFGQGAKSIGGEVRVSDINRAIELKRRGYIVIPDPEDKNVQEAYKLGAIKTFERHSRIAKPDPQHFLERIDKLRSMGVKRIWIKTGTYRPAEIAFVLKLASEAKADGVTFDGAGGGTGMSPIPMMNESGVPTLYMEAWVLKACNIMKKRGMHIPDIAMAGGFSNEHQIVKAIALSNFGEGPYVKAVAVARAPITAVMKSKYFLELAQKGALPPDFAKRYGTKPEQFFVAAPEIVARYGASNYEKLLKSGAIGLYTYFTKIAVGIKILMAGQRKYKLWLLDRSDVAALTERAARVLGIPTVDEVDKDVFEAILSK, encoded by the coding sequence ATGCCTGAGAAAAAGCTTCCAACAGAGAATAGCAGTCTACTGGCTGGCACAAGAACTAGAAGCCCCGATATAACGCCTCTAAGCGGAATTTGCTCACTATGTATATACAGCTGCCCTATACTATGTGATATTGGCAAAGCCGCTTTCAGAGGCAGGGAGGTGCTGTATCCAGAGCCAGAAGAGTTCGGTGCGAGTACAGCAGCAGCCAACAAGGACTTTGGCCTAGACTGGTCAGATGTACAGTTGATGCCGAGACTATCCCAAGTGTTTGGTGTTGAGCCCATACCAGATAAGATGATATTTGAAAATGTCGATGTCTCCACAAGGTATGGTGGTGTCGATTTAAGAATACCAGTGTTTATAGCTGCGCTTGGCTCTACTGATGTGGCCAAGAGGAATTGGGATGGACTTGCATATGGAGCTGCGATATCTGGTACAGCAATGGTTGTTGGAGAAAATGTGTGTGGCATGGACAAAGAGGCTGTGTTTTCAAATGGCCAGGTTGTCAGCTCTAAGGATATGGAGTACAGGGTTAGGACATATAGAGAGTTTTGGGATGGTAGACATGGAGACATAGCCGTTCAGACAAATGTTGAAGACGAGATGATGGGGGTTGACATATATGCTGCATCTAAGCTAGAGGTGAACACAATTGAGAAGAAGTTTGGCCAGGGAGCAAAATCTATAGGTGGTGAGGTAAGGGTAAGCGATATTAATAGGGCTATAGAGCTTAAGAGAAGAGGCTACATCGTTATTCCAGACCCAGAAGACAAAAACGTTCAAGAGGCATACAAGCTTGGTGCTATAAAGACGTTTGAAAGGCATAGCAGAATAGCTAAGCCAGACCCGCAGCACTTCCTAGAGAGGATAGACAAGCTCAGATCAATGGGTGTTAAGAGGATATGGATAAAGACTGGCACATATAGACCAGCAGAAATAGCATTTGTTTTAAAGCTAGCCTCAGAGGCTAAAGCAGATGGTGTGACATTTGATGGTGCTGGCGGAGGAACAGGAATGTCACCAATACCAATGATGAATGAAAGCGGCGTTCCAACACTATACATGGAGGCCTGGGTTCTAAAAGCATGCAACATAATGAAGAAGAGGGGTATGCACATACCAGACATTGCAATGGCTGGCGGCTTCTCGAACGAGCACCAAATAGTCAAGGCCATTGCCCTCAGCAACTTTGGGGAAGGGCCATACGTTAAAGCAGTTGCAGTGGCCCGAGCACCAATAACAGCTGTCATGAAGTCAAAGTACTTCCTAGAGCTTGCCCAAAAAGGTGCGTTACCACCAGACTTCGCTAAAAGGTATGGCACAAAGCCAGAGCAGTTCTTCGTGGCAGCCCCAGAGATTGTGGCAAGATATGGAGCATCAAACTATGAGAAGCTGCTGAAATCGGGTGCAATAGGTCTATACACATACTTCACAAAAATTGCAGTAGGAATAAAGATTTTGATGGCTGGGCAGAGAAAGTATAAGCTGTGGCTGTTAGACAGATCGGATGTAGCAGCACTAACAGAAAGGGCTGCTAGGGTGTTGGGGATACCAACAGTAGATGAAGTAGACAAAGATGTGTTCGAGGCGATACTCTCCAAATAA
- a CDS encoding metallophosphoesterase produces MCVHILLPIASALFLLESIVVLAHNFPWIVRLWRLRVHHLRLFRDDLPILIVSDIHLGNRDSLGKDVLRIASKRGFHTLVIAGDLLDKRTLFSDKIFDLLEKFLVGNIRNVLYVPSSSSHDIKPLPTGPISRQLNGKRVVVVPEVLALSVDGCVGSLYITHGDYSSRNGIFAHIIDAITLKVFSKPFTGTILRKILETGDVDWVIHGHSHLAVHSQKLRIVDTGCWVKRPHESVQRAFAVATCRNGVVEVDLIRI; encoded by the coding sequence ATGTGTGTACACATATTGTTGCCAATAGCTTCAGCTCTATTTTTATTAGAGTCTATTGTAGTGTTAGCTCATAACTTTCCTTGGATTGTGAGGCTGTGGAGGCTTAGAGTACATCATTTGAGGCTTTTCAGAGACGATCTGCCCATTCTAATAGTATCTGATATCCATCTAGGCAATAGAGATAGTTTGGGCAAGGATGTTCTTAGAATTGCTTCGAAGCGTGGTTTTCATACACTTGTCATAGCTGGAGATTTGCTTGACAAGAGAACTCTATTCAGCGACAAGATCTTCGATCTTCTCGAAAAATTTCTTGTGGGGAACATTAGAAATGTTCTCTATGTACCCTCATCGTCTAGCCACGATATCAAGCCCCTGCCCACTGGCCCAATATCGAGGCAACTCAATGGCAAGAGAGTTGTGGTGGTTCCCGAGGTGCTGGCTTTATCTGTAGACGGATGTGTTGGAAGTTTGTATATAACGCATGGCGACTATTCGTCGAGGAATGGTATATTCGCTCACATAATTGATGCAATAACTTTGAAAGTTTTTTCTAAGCCTTTCACAGGAACCATTCTCAGAAAGATTCTTGAGACCGGCGACGTCGACTGGGTTATTCATGGCCATAGCCACTTAGCAGTACATTCACAAAAACTTAGGATTGTCGATACCGGGTGCTGGGTAAAGAGACCACATGAATCTGTGCAGAGAGCGTTTGCTGTTGCTACATGTAGAAATGGTGTTGTGGAGGTTGATTTGATCAGGATATGA